A window from Desulfovermiculus halophilus DSM 18834 encodes these proteins:
- a CDS encoding aminomethyltransferase family protein, producing the protein MSKHSKQTPLHAWHVQQGANMAPFGGYDMPVWYSSAKNEHLAVLNRAGLFDTSHMATVMVNGPRARDLLQQTFSRDLEACLGKKRTPLQPGRMVYGVFLTPKGHVIDDAIITHLEDDLYMVVVNAGMGPGIADHLQNHLADSQTRVLDLTDQVGKIDLQGPRAGVILFGLLQDPDRVFARMPYFSCHGHLQPEKSEVRLRDGTPLLLSRSGYTGEFGFEIFVRPQDLLSAWTSILEAGAEHGLLPCGLAARDSLRAGAVLPLSHQDIGDWPFVNTPWDFALPWTEDKQGFSKDFVGAQALRDLTDPPLTAAFVGKDLRKVNAGPDSKVLNAQGDPIGTVLSCVTDVGVGWHQGRIYSVSSPDAPEDFKPKGLSCGFVRVTAPLHPGDAVKIQDKRRTLEVTVAEDIRPDRTARKPLTQMLNTEHK; encoded by the coding sequence ATGTCTAAACACAGCAAGCAAACTCCCCTGCATGCCTGGCATGTCCAGCAGGGTGCGAACATGGCCCCATTCGGCGGATACGACATGCCGGTCTGGTACTCCTCGGCCAAAAACGAGCACCTTGCGGTCTTGAACCGGGCCGGGCTCTTTGACACCAGCCACATGGCCACAGTGATGGTCAACGGCCCCAGGGCCAGGGATCTGCTCCAGCAGACATTTTCCCGGGATCTGGAGGCCTGTCTGGGCAAAAAACGCACCCCGCTGCAGCCCGGGCGCATGGTCTACGGCGTCTTCCTCACCCCGAAGGGACACGTCATCGACGACGCCATCATCACCCACCTGGAGGACGACCTGTACATGGTTGTGGTCAATGCCGGCATGGGACCGGGCATAGCCGATCATCTCCAAAACCACCTGGCGGACAGCCAGACCCGGGTCTTGGATCTGACCGACCAGGTGGGCAAGATCGACCTCCAAGGCCCGCGAGCCGGAGTAATCCTCTTCGGCCTGCTCCAGGACCCGGACCGGGTTTTTGCCCGTATGCCCTACTTCTCCTGCCATGGACATCTCCAGCCCGAAAAATCCGAGGTCCGTCTCCGGGACGGCACCCCCCTACTCCTGTCCAGATCCGGATATACCGGAGAGTTCGGCTTTGAGATCTTTGTCCGTCCCCAGGATCTCTTGTCGGCCTGGACCTCGATCCTGGAAGCTGGAGCCGAGCACGGACTTCTTCCCTGCGGCTTGGCCGCCAGGGACTCCCTGCGGGCCGGAGCCGTTTTGCCCCTCTCCCATCAGGATATCGGGGACTGGCCCTTTGTAAACACCCCCTGGGATTTCGCCCTGCCCTGGACCGAGGATAAGCAGGGGTTCAGCAAGGACTTCGTCGGCGCCCAGGCCCTGCGTGACCTGACCGATCCTCCGCTGACCGCGGCCTTTGTGGGCAAGGACCTGCGCAAGGTCAACGCCGGCCCGGATTCTAAGGTTTTAAATGCCCAGGGCGACCCCATCGGCACGGTCCTGTCCTGCGTCACGGATGTGGGCGTCGGATGGCACCAGGGACGGATCTACAGCGTCAGCAGCCCGGATGCACCGGAGGATTTCAAGCCCAAGGGCCTCAGCTGCGGATTTGTCCGGGTCACGGCCCCTCTTCATCCCGGAGACGCCGTCAAAATACAGGACAAGCGCAGGACCCTGGAGGTTACAGTGGCCGAAGATATCCGGCCGGACCGCACCGCGCGCAAGCCATTGACCCAAATGCTCAACACCGAACACAAATAA
- a CDS encoding Lrp/AsnC family transcriptional regulator, translating to MSRVKIDNLNLAIIKELRQGRKSFKRIADRLEVTENTVRSRVNKMMDTGLLDINGQVDIEQIPHHQLVIIGVKLKTTDMFKKGEEFSRVKGVVSVSVVTGRYDLILLVIFNEEYGLQEFYAQEVSRIEDVQSLETFVVYKGYNLKVPYIV from the coding sequence ATGTCCAGAGTAAAAATCGACAACCTGAACCTGGCGATCATCAAAGAGCTTCGGCAGGGCCGCAAGTCGTTCAAGCGGATTGCCGACCGGCTGGAGGTCACCGAAAACACCGTCCGGTCCCGGGTCAACAAGATGATGGATACCGGCCTGCTGGACATCAACGGGCAGGTGGACATCGAGCAGATCCCCCACCATCAGCTGGTCATCATCGGGGTCAAGCTCAAGACCACGGACATGTTCAAAAAAGGCGAAGAGTTCAGCCGGGTCAAGGGGGTCGTCTCGGTCAGCGTGGTCACCGGTCGATATGATCTGATCCTTCTGGTCATCTTTAATGAGGAGTATGGGCTGCAGGAGTTCTACGCCCAAGAGGTGTCCAGGATTGAAGACGTCCAGTCCTTGGAGACCTTTGTGGTTTACAAGGGCTACAATCTCAAGGTCCCGTATATAGTTTAA